One genomic region from Anabaena sp. PCC 7108 encodes:
- a CDS encoding metal ABC transporter ATP-binding protein yields MNLISIDVENVTVDYHGKVALHGASMQLKTSSICGLVGMNGSGKSTLFKAIMGFVKPTIGRVLINGLPMRMVQKNNLVAYVPQSEEVDWNFPVSVYDVVMMGRYGYMNILRIPSVQDKQVVRESLERVQMWEMCNRQIGELSGGQKKRAFFARALAQQGKILLLDEPFTGVDIKTEKAMIDLLLELREQGHTILVSTHDLASITTFCNQVVLINRTILAYGNTSEVFTAENLSRTFGGSLGELTFTKSRLNSNNQEEI; encoded by the coding sequence ATGAACTTAATCAGTATTGATGTCGAAAATGTCACAGTTGATTACCACGGCAAGGTGGCTTTACATGGTGCTTCTATGCAACTCAAAACCAGTTCAATTTGTGGGTTGGTGGGGATGAATGGTAGCGGAAAATCAACTCTATTTAAAGCAATTATGGGGTTTGTTAAGCCGACAATAGGCAGGGTGTTAATTAATGGCTTACCTATGAGAATGGTACAAAAAAATAACCTGGTAGCATATGTACCACAGTCAGAGGAGGTGGACTGGAATTTTCCGGTAAGTGTTTATGATGTGGTAATGATGGGGCGTTATGGGTATATGAATATATTGAGAATTCCCTCAGTTCAGGATAAACAGGTAGTGAGGGAAAGTTTGGAGAGAGTGCAAATGTGGGAAATGTGCAATCGCCAAATTGGAGAACTTTCTGGTGGACAAAAGAAACGTGCCTTTTTTGCGCGTGCTTTGGCACAACAGGGAAAAATATTACTGCTAGATGAACCATTTACAGGGGTGGATATCAAAACAGAAAAAGCCATGATTGACCTATTATTAGAATTAAGAGAACAAGGTCATACAATTTTGGTTTCTACTCATGACTTGGCATCAATCACAACTTTTTGTAACCAAGTCGTTTTAATCAACCGTACTATCTTAGCTTACGGCAATACCTCTGAAGTTTTTACAGCAGAAAATTTATCTCGTACCTTTGGCGGTTCCCTCGGTGAATTGACGTTTACTAAAAGCCGTTTAAATTCTAATAATCAGGAAGAAATATAA
- a CDS encoding metal ABC transporter permease gives MELLQWFTVPLQNAFMVKAILISALVGMVCSVLSCYMILKSWALMGDAVSHAVMPGVVIAYILKIPFAIGAFVFGVSSVVAIGVIKSKTRIKEDTVIGLVFTGFFALGLVLISKTPSSIDLTHILFGNVLGISQSDIIQTVIISVITLVAIAILRKDLLLFCFDPTHARSIGLNTGALYYLLLSLLSLTAVAGLQTVGIILVVAMLVTPGATAYLLTDCFDHMMLIAMASGVFSSVMGTYISYYIDGATGGCIVVLQTLLFIVAMIFAPKHGLLVRAKKQKLS, from the coding sequence ATGGAATTACTTCAATGGTTTACTGTCCCTTTGCAAAATGCATTCATGGTTAAGGCAATTTTAATTAGTGCCTTAGTTGGGATGGTTTGTTCAGTGCTATCATGTTACATGATCTTGAAAAGTTGGGCATTAATGGGTGATGCAGTTTCCCATGCAGTTATGCCTGGGGTTGTAATTGCTTATATATTAAAAATACCCTTTGCTATTGGGGCATTTGTATTTGGTGTCAGTTCAGTTGTTGCTATTGGTGTGATCAAGTCTAAGACAAGAATTAAAGAAGATACCGTAATTGGATTAGTTTTTACTGGTTTTTTTGCTTTGGGCTTAGTGCTAATTTCTAAAACACCAAGCAGTATAGATTTGACGCATATTCTGTTTGGTAATGTTCTGGGTATTTCTCAATCAGATATCATTCAAACTGTAATTATTAGCGTTATTACTTTAGTAGCAATCGCCATCTTACGCAAAGACCTATTGTTATTTTGTTTTGACCCTACTCATGCACGTTCTATCGGCTTAAATACAGGAGCGCTCTACTATCTTTTACTATCATTACTATCTTTAACTGCTGTGGCTGGACTACAAACTGTAGGGATTATTCTGGTTGTAGCGATGCTGGTGACACCCGGAGCAACTGCTTATTTATTAACAGACTGCTTCGACCATATGATGCTGATTGCTATGGCTTCTGGAGTGTTTTCAAGCGTTATGGGAACTTACATTAGCTATTACATCGATGGTGCAACTGGTGGTTGTATTGTTGTGTTGCAAACCTTATTGTTCATTGTAGCCATGATATTTGCACCTAAACATGGTTTATTGGTTAGAGCTAAGAAACAGAAACTCAGTTAG
- a CDS encoding LuxR C-terminal-related transcriptional regulator, which translates to MNQQEFEHIFDKLTDRRKEVLQKILAGETDIDIADAMNIGEASVRKYVERICYEFGLNNEPSDNRRYKRLELVALFAKHKPELLTERQAKFREEDTAAELVDSEKVNISESIVRLLSVSQHMLDDVKKVLNRINFNEQEKKQIAKSLNEIGHKNYLNYDFPSAVAYLELAVIFNPSYAFAHYNLGAAYEKLDNFNNAFYHYQIAIKYNNRAADAAVNNLARLEIIRGNSADAVEIIEPILSRVKDSTVKLALHKNLGWAYFQQDNYEQAKQHLLICLELENEYAPAYCLLAQVQEAEGDKQSSLASWSNFLKYYSHDEQIKKALWKLPELEAWKLYAVRVIKSSTH; encoded by the coding sequence ATGAATCAACAAGAGTTTGAACACATCTTCGACAAGCTGACAGATCGACGCAAAGAAGTGTTGCAAAAAATACTAGCCGGGGAGACGGATATTGATATAGCTGATGCTATGAACATTGGGGAAGCATCTGTCAGAAAATATGTGGAAAGAATATGTTATGAATTTGGACTGAATAATGAACCTTCTGATAATCGTCGCTACAAACGTTTGGAGTTGGTGGCGCTGTTTGCTAAACACAAACCTGAGTTACTAACTGAACGTCAAGCTAAATTTAGAGAAGAAGACACAGCAGCAGAACTAGTAGACTCAGAAAAAGTAAATATCAGTGAATCTATCGTGCGCTTGCTATCTGTTAGTCAGCATATGTTAGATGATGTAAAAAAGGTGCTAAATCGGATTAACTTTAATGAACAAGAAAAGAAACAAATTGCTAAATCTCTAAATGAAATAGGACATAAAAACTACCTCAACTATGACTTTCCTAGTGCTGTAGCTTATCTGGAATTAGCAGTTATATTTAATCCAAGCTATGCTTTTGCTCACTATAATTTGGGAGCAGCTTATGAAAAGCTAGATAATTTTAACAATGCTTTCTATCACTATCAGATTGCAATTAAATATAATAATCGGGCGGCTGATGCTGCTGTTAACAACTTAGCTCGCTTGGAAATTATTCGCGGAAATAGTGCTGATGCTGTAGAAATTATTGAGCCTATTTTGTCAAGGGTAAAAGATAGTACGGTCAAACTTGCACTTCATAAAAATCTGGGTTGGGCATATTTTCAACAAGATAATTACGAGCAAGCAAAACAACATTTACTTATCTGCTTAGAATTAGAAAATGAATATGCTCCAGCTTATTGCTTATTAGCACAAGTTCAGGAAGCGGAGGGAGATAAACAAAGTTCTTTAGCATCATGGAGTAATTTTCTTAAATATTATTCCCATGATGAGCAAATCAAAAAAGCACTTTGGAAATTACCAGAATTAGAAGCTTGGAAGCTTTACGCAGTTAGAGTTATCAAGTCCTCAACTCACTAA
- the tilS gene encoding tRNA lysidine(34) synthetase TilS, translating to MTWTPIHAQIHRTIRARRLFEHNQRLLVAVSGGQDSLCLIKLLLDLQPKWEWNLGIAHCDHCWREDSQANAHHVENLAKSWETPFYLETANEPINTEATARNWRYQALTKIAQLHDYQYIITGHTASDRAETLIYNLIRGTGADGLQALTWERSLTDNIRLVRPLLEITRSQTLQFCQEFNLSIWDDSTNQDLKYARNRIRQELLPYLQTNFNPKVELNLAQTAELLQAEVEYLEQEAQKLRQKAIFIPSPTCGDGLGVKDRLNIRLNRKILKTAPLALQRRVMRQVLQVILDDAPNFEHIEKLTALISAPNRSQTDPFPGGAIALVQDDYILIDYQK from the coding sequence ATGACATGGACTCCCATACACGCTCAAATACACCGCACCATTCGCGCACGTCGTCTATTTGAGCATAACCAACGCCTATTAGTGGCGGTATCTGGTGGACAAGATTCTCTTTGTTTAATTAAATTGTTATTAGATTTACAACCCAAATGGGAATGGAATTTGGGTATTGCTCATTGTGATCATTGTTGGCGTGAAGACTCCCAAGCTAATGCTCACCATGTTGAAAATTTGGCTAAATCTTGGGAAACACCTTTTTATTTAGAAACGGCTAATGAACCTATAAATACTGAAGCTACAGCTAGGAATTGGCGCTATCAAGCTTTAACTAAAATTGCCCAACTTCATGATTATCAATATATTATTACCGGACACACTGCAAGCGATCGCGCGGAAACGCTAATTTACAATTTAATCCGTGGTACTGGTGCTGACGGTTTACAAGCTCTGACTTGGGAACGCTCACTAACTGATAATATTAGGTTAGTGCGACCATTATTAGAAATTACTCGTTCTCAAACACTGCAATTTTGCCAAGAGTTTAATTTATCTATTTGGGACGATTCGACAAATCAAGATTTAAAATATGCGCGAAATCGTATTCGCCAAGAACTATTACCATATTTACAAACAAATTTCAATCCCAAAGTAGAATTAAATTTGGCTCAAACAGCCGAACTGCTACAAGCAGAAGTGGAGTATTTAGAACAAGAAGCCCAAAAATTGCGACAAAAAGCAATTTTCATACCGTCTCCGACTTGCGGAGATGGGTTGGGGGTAAAGGATCGATTGAATATCAGGCTAAATCGAAAAATCTTAAAAACAGCACCTTTAGCACTACAACGCCGTGTTATGCGTCAGGTACTGCAAGTAATACTTGATGATGCTCCCAACTTTGAGCATATTGAGAAATTAACGGCTTTAATTAGCGCTCCGAATCGTTCTCAAACAGATCCTTTTCCTGGTGGTGCGATCGCTTTAGTACAAGATGACTACATCTTGATCGACTACCAAAAATGA
- the hmpF gene encoding pilus motility taxis protein HmpF translates to MLYLAEVQKQKGGLLSGGSKTELKLLTCQRSDQNWNTVSEETIAYEDGSKLNDGSLVLVELSPNRQVQRIQEAGRPLVNILQNFSRQMEKFKLKEDEIDQWKQSLMFQVQELNRREMEMESRLEQVQQLEDDVQRLESQKQEVDTSREQIERLQAEIERNRQELEGAWEHLRGEQRRLDENQVNSQPVQFLDEEQSRVITDLLERLSGGVGSTGTVQENLNCAFELIEQQQAVLNPHWQQLELQRTLAQQQQGKVEQLSRTLRDRHTELQQLQSSLEQQINQLQLSNTTLHNKQEFAATLKEHLRNQEHLYQQTHTLVATAGNVVFGQQVDVESLQKMPLEELQKMVQDLQNKLEIDSSFVQDQEQELNYKQESIEELQTKIQQASGEDLKNLELELGDETVLYQMLNESLVGQRRNLLERQQTLSQHQTILLQRQGQTVVNSPGDNTINLGSILSQIDTQRQQQSQEVQKLESEILQLGVDMETIQEAIGHQTHDLESKRQELQTIEEQLLNLQTATAECWGKVNLYQEALQPIQDSLDSLRNQMQAIADSLAHIQESGDSHLQTISEVCQTIQSLINFPEVVAS, encoded by the coding sequence GTGCTGTATTTAGCAGAAGTACAAAAGCAAAAAGGCGGCTTACTCAGTGGTGGTTCTAAAACAGAACTAAAACTACTGACTTGTCAACGAAGCGACCAGAATTGGAATACTGTGTCGGAAGAAACTATTGCATATGAGGATGGAAGTAAATTAAATGATGGCTCACTAGTACTAGTAGAACTGAGTCCGAATCGTCAAGTACAGCGAATTCAGGAGGCTGGCCGGCCGCTAGTTAACATTTTGCAGAATTTTTCCCGTCAAATGGAAAAATTTAAGCTCAAAGAAGATGAAATTGATCAGTGGAAGCAATCACTGATGTTTCAAGTCCAAGAGCTAAATCGCCGCGAAATGGAAATGGAATCGCGCTTAGAACAAGTACAGCAACTAGAAGATGATGTTCAACGATTAGAATCACAAAAACAAGAGGTTGATACATCTCGTGAGCAAATTGAACGGTTGCAGGCAGAAATTGAACGGAACCGTCAAGAACTAGAAGGTGCTTGGGAGCATCTACGGGGAGAGCAGCGTCGTCTGGACGAAAACCAAGTAAATTCGCAGCCTGTCCAGTTTTTGGATGAAGAGCAAAGTCGGGTAATTACTGATTTGCTTGAGCGCTTATCTGGTGGTGTTGGTTCTACGGGAACAGTACAAGAAAATCTCAATTGTGCTTTTGAACTCATCGAACAGCAACAAGCGGTTCTGAACCCACATTGGCAACAACTAGAGTTACAACGGACTTTAGCTCAACAACAACAAGGGAAAGTTGAACAATTATCACGCACCTTGCGCGATCGCCACACTGAACTTCAACAATTACAAAGTTCTTTGGAGCAACAAATAAATCAGTTACAACTGTCCAATACTACACTTCATAACAAACAAGAATTTGCTGCCACACTCAAAGAACATTTGCGAAATCAAGAACATTTATACCAACAAACCCACACCTTGGTAGCAACAGCTGGTAATGTGGTTTTCGGTCAGCAAGTTGATGTGGAAAGTTTGCAGAAAATGCCCTTAGAAGAACTGCAAAAAATGGTACAGGATTTGCAGAATAAATTGGAAATCGATTCTAGTTTTGTTCAAGATCAAGAACAAGAACTAAATTACAAACAAGAAAGTATAGAAGAATTGCAAACAAAGATTCAGCAAGCGTCTGGGGAAGATTTAAAAAATCTAGAACTAGAACTAGGAGATGAAACAGTCCTCTACCAAATGCTCAATGAGAGTTTAGTCGGACAACGCCGCAATTTGCTAGAACGGCAGCAAACTCTCTCTCAACACCAAACTATACTGCTGCAACGACAAGGACAGACTGTTGTCAATTCTCCAGGAGATAACACAATTAATTTAGGGTCAATCCTTTCGCAAATTGATACCCAACGACAACAACAGTCCCAAGAGGTGCAAAAACTGGAAAGTGAAATATTACAGTTGGGTGTAGATATGGAGACGATCCAAGAAGCAATTGGTCATCAAACCCATGATTTAGAGTCAAAGCGCCAAGAACTCCAAACCATAGAAGAACAATTACTCAACTTGCAAACAGCAACTGCTGAATGCTGGGGTAAGGTGAATCTCTATCAAGAAGCACTACAACCTATTCAAGATTCTTTAGATAGTTTACGGAATCAAATGCAAGCAATTGCAGACTCTTTGGCTCATATCCAAGAAAGTGGTGATTCTCATCTTCAGACTATTAGCGAAGTGTGTCAAACTATCCAGAGTCTAATTAACTTTCCAGAAGTAGTCGCATCTTAG
- a CDS encoding response regulator, whose translation MQGNLNEIDICSILQLIELGQRTGQLWVEAHSSYQSHKLSEESGSQHFPAWESKPQSWFVFFLNGQIVYCQAGESSLSRIDDYLRHYRIDKRLNQKQLATLESTNSPEYAYLWALLEHNIITPKVARNIIHGLVHETLFDLLSLHQGSFIFDLGTALVPQLTSLEITILVTKITKQVQEWKQLYPHIQSPEQLPVLADISKLSNSLPASTVNKLQHWADGKTSLRQLARYLNRDILTVAKAMYPYVQQGWLQLVYSVTSKPKVKIETWEQADKRKRRIVCIEDAIAICETVESILKPQGYEAISITKPLEALSLVFQLQPDLILCDIAMPELDGYEICAMLRHSRAFRLVPIIMLTGKEGFIDRVRARMIGATDYLTKPFVDTELLMLVEKYINIDSVVGI comes from the coding sequence ATGCAAGGAAATTTAAACGAGATTGATATTTGCAGTATCTTACAACTAATCGAGCTAGGACAACGAACTGGGCAGTTGTGGGTAGAAGCTCATAGTTCTTACCAAAGTCATAAACTGAGTGAAGAAAGCGGTTCCCAGCATTTTCCTGCGTGGGAAAGTAAACCACAGTCTTGGTTTGTATTTTTCTTAAACGGTCAAATAGTTTATTGTCAAGCTGGGGAAAGTAGTTTATCTCGGATTGATGATTATTTACGTCATTATCGAATCGATAAGCGACTTAATCAAAAGCAACTTGCTACCTTAGAATCCACAAATTCACCTGAGTATGCCTACCTTTGGGCGCTCTTGGAACATAATATTATCACCCCAAAAGTAGCAAGGAATATCATTCATGGCTTAGTGCATGAGACACTGTTTGATCTGCTGAGTTTACACCAAGGTAGTTTTATTTTTGATTTAGGGACAGCACTTGTTCCGCAATTAACTAGCTTGGAAATTACTATCTTAGTCACCAAAATTACGAAGCAGGTACAAGAGTGGAAGCAACTATATCCACATATTCAATCACCAGAACAGTTACCAGTCTTAGCTGACATATCTAAATTGAGCAACTCACTACCAGCATCAACAGTCAATAAATTACAACATTGGGCAGATGGAAAAACATCCCTCCGTCAGTTGGCTCGCTATCTCAACCGTGATATTTTAACCGTTGCCAAAGCAATGTATCCTTACGTACAACAAGGCTGGTTGCAATTAGTATATTCAGTTACATCTAAACCTAAGGTTAAAATTGAAACCTGGGAGCAAGCAGACAAACGTAAAAGACGCATAGTTTGTATTGAAGATGCGATCGCAATCTGCGAAACTGTAGAGTCAATATTGAAACCACAAGGGTATGAAGCGATTTCTATCACTAAGCCTTTAGAAGCCCTCAGCCTAGTGTTCCAACTCCAACCAGATTTGATTTTATGCGACATTGCCATGCCGGAGCTAGATGGATATGAGATTTGTGCCATGCTGAGACATTCCAGAGCATTTCGGCTCGTACCAATTATCATGCTGACGGGAAAAGAAGGCTTTATTGATCGCGTCAGAGCGAGGATGATTGGAGCTACAGATTATTTAACAAAGCCATTTGTAGATACTGAATTACTCATGCTTGTAGAAAAATATATCAACATAGATTCTGTTGTGGGAATATAA
- a CDS encoding response regulator transcription factor — MSTVLIVEDSIAQREMITDLLKASGLKVTHACDGLEALEAIQSTPPDLVVLDIVMPRMNGYELCRRLKSDPKTQNVPVVMCSSKGEEFDRYWGMKQGADAYIAKPFQPTELVGTVKQLLRG, encoded by the coding sequence ATGAGTACAGTTTTGATCGTGGAAGACAGTATCGCCCAAAGGGAGATGATTACAGACCTCCTCAAAGCCAGTGGCTTAAAAGTTACCCATGCTTGTGACGGATTAGAAGCTTTAGAAGCAATTCAAAGTACACCTCCAGATTTAGTAGTCTTAGATATTGTCATGCCCCGGATGAACGGTTACGAACTTTGTCGGCGATTAAAGTCCGATCCGAAAACCCAAAATGTCCCTGTAGTCATGTGTTCTTCCAAAGGTGAAGAATTTGATCGATACTGGGGCATGAAACAGGGGGCTGATGCTTATATCGCTAAACCGTTTCAGCCAACCGAGTTGGTAGGAACAGTCAAACAACTGCTGCGGGGATAA
- a CDS encoding chemotaxis protein CheW, producing the protein MVSKPDFLSGSGQDQFRPELQLESPEGELHLRFYISADQEFALQATGIREVIELSPDRITPIPNVSPLLLGTLNLRGRLIWVADLGQFLGEGTALNTDRSEIQVIAIEDQDIIVGLGVEEICGMDWLDVQYLMPSNNVPDTMAPFLRGEWLDTTKNKYLRLIDQTAILRSARWAG; encoded by the coding sequence ATGGTTAGCAAACCAGACTTTTTAAGTGGCAGCGGTCAAGATCAATTTCGCCCGGAATTACAACTAGAAAGTCCCGAAGGTGAGTTACATTTAAGGTTTTACATTTCTGCTGATCAGGAATTTGCATTACAAGCAACTGGTATTCGGGAGGTGATTGAACTAAGTCCAGATCGCATCACTCCAATTCCTAATGTTTCTCCATTACTTTTAGGGACTCTAAATTTACGAGGGCGATTAATTTGGGTGGCAGATTTGGGTCAATTTTTGGGGGAAGGAACGGCATTAAACACTGATAGATCTGAGATACAAGTAATTGCTATTGAAGATCAAGACATCATAGTAGGCTTAGGAGTAGAAGAAATCTGTGGTATGGACTGGCTTGATGTACAGTATCTGATGCCATCAAATAATGTGCCAGATACAATGGCTCCTTTTTTGCGTGGTGAATGGTTAGATACTACAAAAAATAAGTATCTGCGATTAATTGATCAAACAGCAATTTTGCGAAGTGCGCGATGGGCAGGATGA
- a CDS encoding methyl-accepting chemotaxis protein yields the protein MAININDDNSTYQQAMTAYVQGNYEVAATLVSQVVQNFPDDPNSHLLRGHTYYVLQQYDIAKAEYHKVLDLTDDQEIVGFANNGIESINSYLRTLESDQLTEEPSEIKNAHEISNEPVTGELELLDLGVDGELDNTSFDMASFGDYQPSEDALEDISESNPFNIAVNNTEFNATPNNSVAFDDDPFALDQQFLDPVENSGEESGALELPAFWQEDNSSVNIEQSFGNSPFTDFDLNSEISEEENNSPFGLNNNWQPTPELIREEDSPELEEMSLGNLDFANESQEDINIGVAEQEINNSLTNNDLSNIDEDISFQTPDNWLNQIPEETNSASVSNSNHQGSLSLNSNLDGYNPQVKVNSYQNLNNFDDDSFDPEAFDRAFGSESFGADEDNSSILSGENSANKIDFLDDFGDFGDFDDIGSIPSFDLTGDADFDDLESESSENRDDMTSSFTDSLSGNSAVDRDRSDDFTITGSQDAVSVFTLSDAPKLEPNVTVDQGLFGFFENASLEKKQWYIAGTVGLTSAVVAALISFGATSFSPSSQRESVRNTGWAMALAAGLAGGVTAGFMGNLTLKQIRRTTKDLQTQFDAVREGNLNVQATVYSEDELGYLATSFNDMSRVIFTTTNEAQRKAVEQEEAKENLQRQVIRLLDDVEGAARGDLTVQAEVTADVLGAVADAFNLTIQNLRDIVQQVKVAAREVTKGSTNSETFARALSGDALRQAEELAVTLNSVQVMTESIQRVAVAAKEAETVARDASAIALKGGEAVENTVAGILEIRETVAETTRKVKRLAESSQEINSIVALVSQIASRTNLLALNASIEAARAGEAGRGFAIVADEVRQLADKSAKSLKEIEQIVMQIQSETSSVMTAMEEGTQQVIQGTKLAEEAKRSLENIIEVAKHIDTLVRSITSDTVEQTETSRAVAQVMQSVELTAQETSQEAQRVSGALQHLVGVSRDLIASVERFRVETIESR from the coding sequence ATGGCAATAAATATAAATGATGATAATTCAACATACCAACAGGCAATGACAGCCTACGTACAAGGCAACTATGAAGTTGCTGCTACTTTGGTCAGCCAAGTGGTGCAAAATTTTCCAGATGACCCCAACTCTCATTTGTTGCGGGGGCATACCTACTACGTTTTGCAGCAGTACGATATAGCCAAAGCAGAATATCACAAGGTGTTGGATTTGACAGATGATCAAGAAATTGTTGGTTTTGCCAATAACGGTATTGAAAGTATTAATTCATACTTGCGAACATTAGAATCTGATCAACTGACAGAAGAGCCGAGTGAGATCAAGAATGCTCACGAAATATCCAATGAACCAGTAACCGGTGAGCTAGAATTGCTAGACTTGGGAGTTGATGGAGAATTGGATAACACCAGTTTTGATATGGCATCTTTTGGTGATTATCAACCATCTGAGGATGCGCTTGAAGACATATCGGAGAGTAATCCTTTTAATATCGCTGTCAACAACACAGAATTCAATGCCACACCAAATAACTCAGTAGCATTTGATGATGATCCCTTTGCGCTAGATCAGCAATTTCTAGATCCAGTAGAAAACAGTGGTGAAGAATCAGGAGCTTTAGAGTTACCTGCTTTTTGGCAAGAAGATAATTCCAGTGTAAATATTGAACAATCATTTGGAAACAGTCCTTTTACAGACTTTGATCTAAATTCAGAAATTAGTGAAGAGGAGAATAATTCACCTTTTGGACTGAATAATAACTGGCAACCAACACCTGAATTAATCAGGGAAGAAGATTCACCAGAATTGGAAGAGATGAGTCTGGGAAATTTAGACTTTGCCAATGAGAGTCAGGAAGATATAAATATCGGGGTTGCCGAACAGGAAATCAACAATAGTTTGACAAATAATGATTTAAGCAACATTGATGAAGATATATCTTTCCAAACCCCAGATAATTGGTTAAATCAGATCCCAGAAGAAACAAACTCTGCATCAGTTTCTAATTCAAATCATCAAGGCTCATTATCTCTGAACAGTAACCTGGATGGTTATAACCCGCAGGTTAAAGTCAATAGTTATCAAAATCTAAATAATTTTGATGATGACAGTTTTGATCCAGAAGCATTTGATCGGGCTTTTGGTTCAGAGAGCTTTGGAGCAGATGAAGATAACAGTAGTATCCTGAGTGGAGAAAACTCTGCAAACAAAATCGATTTTCTAGACGACTTTGGAGATTTTGGAGACTTTGATGATATTGGTAGTATTCCTAGCTTTGATCTAACAGGAGATGCTGACTTTGATGATTTAGAGTCTGAATCATCAGAAAACAGGGATGATATGACCAGTAGTTTTACTGACAGTTTATCCGGTAATAGCGCTGTTGATCGGGATAGATCAGATGATTTTACAATTACAGGCTCTCAAGATGCAGTTTCAGTATTTACACTGTCAGATGCTCCTAAGCTAGAACCCAACGTCACAGTTGACCAAGGCTTGTTTGGATTTTTTGAGAATGCCTCACTAGAGAAAAAGCAGTGGTATATTGCTGGAACCGTAGGCTTAACATCAGCAGTGGTAGCAGCTTTAATCAGCTTTGGAGCTACTTCCTTTTCTCCAAGTTCACAGCGAGAATCAGTCAGGAACACAGGCTGGGCAATGGCTTTAGCGGCCGGATTAGCAGGTGGAGTGACCGCAGGTTTTATGGGCAATCTCACACTCAAGCAAATTCGGCGTACCACCAAGGATTTGCAAACTCAGTTTGATGCCGTCCGGGAAGGAAATCTGAATGTTCAAGCCACAGTTTACTCAGAAGACGAATTAGGGTACTTAGCGACCAGTTTCAATGATATGTCGCGGGTAATTTTCACGACAACCAATGAGGCGCAACGGAAAGCTGTTGAACAAGAAGAAGCCAAAGAAAACCTGCAACGTCAAGTAATTCGTCTCTTAGACGATGTGGAAGGGGCTGCTAGGGGCGATCTAACTGTGCAAGCCGAGGTGACAGCCGATGTACTAGGAGCTGTAGCTGATGCCTTTAACCTGACTATTCAAAACCTGCGGGATATTGTCCAACAGGTAAAAGTAGCCGCACGGGAAGTAACTAAAGGTTCAACCAACTCAGAAACCTTTGCTAGAGCCTTATCCGGTGATGCCTTACGTCAAGCCGAAGAGTTAGCCGTCACCTTGAATTCCGTACAGGTGATGACCGAATCCATCCAACGGGTAGCAGTAGCGGCAAAAGAAGCAGAAACTGTAGCCCGTGATGCCAGTGCGATCGCTCTTAAAGGCGGGGAAGCAGTAGAAAATACGGTAGCAGGGATTTTGGAAATTCGGGAGACAGTTGCAGAAACTACCCGTAAAGTCAAACGATTAGCCGAATCTTCCCAAGAAATTAACTCTATTGTCGCCTTGGTTTCCCAAATTGCTTCTCGTACCAACTTGTTGGCACTCAATGCTAGTATTGAAGCAGCTAGAGCAGGAGAAGCAGGTCGTGGATTTGCGATTGTAGCAGATGAAGTCCGCCAGTTAGCAGACAAATCTGCCAAGTCCTTAAAAGAAATCGAACAAATAGTCATGCAAATTCAGAGCGAAACTAGTTCTGTAATGACAGCGATGGAAGAAGGGACACAACAGGTAATTCAAGGGACAAAATTGGCAGAAGAAGCCAAGCGATCGCTCGAAAACATCATTGAAGTCGCCAAGCATATTGATACTTTAGTACGTTCAATTACCAGCGACACCGTAGAACAGACGGAAACCTCCCGTGCTGTGGCTCAGGTGATGCAATCAGTCGAACTTACAGCCCAAGAAACCTCTCAAGAAGCACAGCGAGTTTCCGGCGCACTACAGCACTTGGTGGGCGTATCCCGCGATTTAATCGCCTCTGTGGAACGCTTCCGAGTGGAAACTATTGAATCTAGGTAA